TGGCAACTGGTGGTTCCGAAGCTTGCCTCCGGCAAAGTCAATGATTGGGAAGGTCTCGGGCTCCTCTCCTCGCCGTGCGTCGAAGGTAATCGGATTTACCTTGTCACGAGTCGCTGCGAAGTCATTTGCCTCGACACGGAAGGCATGGCGAATGGGAACGACGGCCCGTTTATGGACGAGGCGCAATACGTGGCGGGCCCCGGCAAACCCAAGGAGAAAATCGGGCCGCACGACGCCGACATCATCTGGGTCTACAACATGATGGACGAACTCGGCGTGTTTCCGCACAACGCGTCCAACTGTTCGGTGCTGGTGGTCGATGATCTGGTTTACGCCTGCACTTCCAACGGACAGGACTGGTCGCATGTCAATATTCCCTCGCCCAATTCACCCAGCTTCATCGCTCTGAACAAGAAGACCGGAGAATTCGTCGCCGAGGACGACGCGCACATCGGTCCGCACATTTTCCACGGACAATGGAGTTCGCCGTCCATGGGCGTGGTGAACGGACGGAAATTGATTTTCTTCGGAGGTGGCGACGGTTACTGCTACGCGTTCGATGCCAAGCCCGTCAAGGAAGGCGACTCGACGTATCTCAAGGTGGCCTGGAAATACGACTGTAATCCGCCGGAACGGAAGAAATTCAAATATCCGGCGGCGGAAGGCCCCAGCGAAATCAATGCAACGCCTGTATTTTTCAAGAACAGGGTGTATGTCGCCGTGGGTCAGGATCCGGAACATCAGGAAGGCGTGGGCATCCTGACCTGCATTGACGCGACGAAGACCGGCGACATTACGAGCACGGGCAAAATCTGGAGTTACGACAAGATTAATCGCAGCATCTCCACGGTTTCGATCGATCCCAACACCGGGCTGTTGTTTGTCGGCGATTTCTCAGGCTTCGTCCATTGCTTCGACTCCGAGACCGGCAAACCCTACTGGACATACGACATGAAGGCGCACATGTGGGGATCGACGCTGGTCGCAGACGGCAAGGTTTACTGCGGTGATGAAGACGGCGACTTTACGATCCTCTCTGCGGGAAAGGAAAAGAAGGTTCTCAGCGAAGCGAATCTTGGTGCGCCGGTCTATTCGACTCCCATCGTCGCCAACGGTGTCATTTACGTCGCCAGCAACGACCATCTTTACGCGATCTACGACGCGGCGCGTAACGCCCCGATCAGCGACCGGCCGCCCAAAGTGGATTTGGATCTCAACAAACCCGGCGGAAAGAAATGATTGGAGCGCGGGCCGGATCTTTACCCCGTTGCGATCCCACCGCACCTCCGATGAAACCCGTGGTGCCATGGCGTGCTGCCTTTCAACCCCCGTCGCCGGGTAGTCCGCTGGAAGGCAGAAATTCAATATCGACAACCGCGAACCTGAAATCGAAAGCCCGTTCATGACTGTTGACTTAACCGCCATCAAAGCCGCGCAGGAAAAACTTGATGCCCATCTGCGCGAAATCATCCAGTGGCATTTCTCGCCTGAAACCGGTTGTCCGTTCTGGCTTGATTGGTCGAAGAAACACTTCGATCCGCGCAAGGAGATGAACAGCTTCACTGATTTGCTGAAGTTCCCGCATTTCCAAGACGAATCGTTGCGGGATCTGCAACCGGAAGTCTGGGTCCCGGCACCGTTCAAAGGAAAGCCGTTCAATATTTTTGAGACCGGGGGAACCACGGGAATGCCGAAACAGCGGATCGGCTGGAATGACTACAAGGTGGACTACGAAGAATTCTCCGGGAAGATTTCAGATGAGCATTTCCCCCGCGGCGGCGCGTGGTTGATGGTGGGACCCACGGGACCACGACGCTTGCGCCTTGCGATCGAGCACCTCGCAAATTTCCGCGGCAGCTCGTGTTACTTCGTTGATCTGGACCCGCGCTGGGTGAAAAAAATCATCAGCGCGAAGCAACTCGACCACGCGAAGGCGTACATGGAACACGTCGTGGACCAGGCGGTCACGATTTTGAGGCATCGCCGGATCGCCGGGTTGTTCACCACGCCGAAATTACTGGAAGCGCTTGCGGAAAAAATCAATTTGTGGGAAGCGGGTATTCGCGGAGTGTTTTGCGGGGGCACCACCATGGCGCCGCAATACGTGCGGTTCATCGTCGAGGAAGTGCTCGAAGGCCGCATCGGGTTCTATCCGACCTACGGCAACACTCTGATGGGCCTCGCCGCCAGTGTTCCCCTGCGCGCAGAAGACAACTTTTCCATCACCTACTACGCTCCGCAGCCGCGCGCGGTTCTGCGGGTCGTAAACTCGAACAAAACCGACGAAACCGTGGCCTACGGTTCCTGGGGCCGCGTTGAACTGACCACACTGACCAGGGAGTTCTTCATGCCGCGCTTCCTCGAACGCGACGAGGCCATCCGCCGTGAGCCGCGCGCGCCCTATGCCTGGGACGGTGTCGCCGAAGTTCGACCGTTCGGCGCCATGGAGAAGCAGATTGTCGAAGGCGTGTATTAAGGAGGTCGGAAAGAACGCCTGCCGGATCACGCGCCGGTCCAGCGCGAAGAGGACGGATCGTCGGAATGCAAAACCAGGACTGGCAAAAGACCGCCAGGGTTGTTTTACTCCCTTTATGCAAACGGTCTCTCGGCGGCGGTTCCTCGAATCCACTCTCCGGGCGGGCGTTGCGCTCTCCGGCGTTTGCGTGCTGGATACCGATTTTCTTCGGGCAATCGAACCCCTCAAGCGCACCGGCAGTCCGTGCCTGCGTCTGAGCCTGGCCGCGTACTCGTTCCGCGATTATTTCAAAGATACCAGCCATAAGCGCGAGGCCAGTACTGATCCCGCCAGACACATGGACCTCTTTCAGTTTATTGACTTCTGCGCCGGGCACGGCTGCGAAGGCACGGAACTGACGAGCTATTATTTCCCGCCGAACTTCGGCCATGATTTCCTGATCCAGATCAAACGGCACGCCTTCCTTCGCGGCATCGCGATCAGCGGCACGGCCGTGGGCAATAACTTCATCATGCGACCCGGTGAAAAACGCGACCAGGAAATCACGAACGTGAAGAAATGGATCGATCACGCATCGGTCCTGGGCACGTCCCACATCCGCATCTTCGCCGGATCCGCGCCGGCGGGCATGTCTCCCGACGAGGCCAAACGACTTTGCGTTTCCGCCATCGAGGAGTGTTGCGACTACGCCGGCGGCAGGGGGATTTTTCTCGGACTGGAAAATCATGGCGGCATCGTCGCCACCGCCGGAGAGATTCTGGAAATCGTTCGCGCGGTGAAAAGCCCGTGGCTCGGCATCAATCTCGACACCGGTAATTTCCAGACCGACGATCCCTACGCCGATCTGGTGAAAATCGCGCCGTATGCTGTCAACGTGCAGATGAAAGGCGAAGTGCATCCGCGTGGCAGGGGCGACGAACCGGCCGACCTGCCGCGTCTGGTCAAAATCCTTCGCGACGCCAGCTATCAGGGCTATGTGGCCCTCGAATACGAATCAAAGGAAGACCCGTGGACGGCGGTGCCGCGGTTGCTGAAACGGATGAAGGAATTGTTTGAGGCGGCATGAATGGACGGAGGTAATCGCCTGGGGCATTGGCTGGGCACTTCCGGCATTGACCTGCATTTGAAACGGAGCTCGGAAAGCAAAAGAATCGTTGCGCCGCGAGCCCGTTGTGTATAATACCGTGCCGCCGAGTCGGAGCGTAGCTCAGCCTGGCTAGAGCACTTGCTTTGGGAGCAAGACGTCGCAGGTTCAAATCCTGTCGCTCCGACCACTTTATTTTCGCAGCGTTTTCCCTCGCTCAATTGAATAAAGTGCGTGCGCTTCCTGCGTCGCTCGAATAACGTCGGGCCGAAAATCACCCGCAGCACCCAGCATGAGCGACCCAATTGTGCAGTCCGCCGACCCAGACCATTCCCCGCACACCGCCTTGGGTGTCAGCAACGCGCGGCGTTGGACGATTGTCGGGCTGTTGTTCACCGCGTCGCTCATCAATTACTTCGATCGCGCCACGATTTCGTTCGCGTTGCCACTCATATCGAAGGAATTGCACCTTGGTCCCGAAATCAAGGGCGTGCTGTTGTCCGCGTTTTTTTGGTCCTACGCGTTGATGCAGATCCCGATGGGCATTTTCGCCGACCGGATGAATCTTCGCTGGTTGTATGCCGGTGCCTTTGCACTGTGGTCGCTTGCACAGGCATCAATGGGATTTGCCACGGGGCTGGCCGCGCTGATCGCGTTTCGAGTGGTGTTGGGTGTCGGGGAGGCGATCTACCTGCCTGGAGGTTCGAAAATTGTAAGCCTGCTATTCAGGCCCTCTGAACGCGGCCTGCCCTGCGGGTTGTTTGATTTCGGCACGCGGACAGGATTGTTTATCGAAGCGCTGTTGATTCCGAAAATGCTCGAGGATTACGGCTGGCAGGCAACCTTCATTCTGGTCGGGTTCGCCGCGTTGCTTTGGCTTGTTCCCTGGCTGTTGGTTGCACCACGAAACCTGCGTGATTCACGGATAGCCCGCGGCGATCTGGCTGCCCGCCCCGGCGTTCTGGACAGCTTCAGAACTCTCTTGCGCAGCCGTAATCTGTTGGGTGTTTGCCTTGGCTTCTTCTGCTTCGACTACTACTGGTATTTCCTGGTCAACTGGCTGCCTGATTACCTTGTGACCGTGCGCCACCTGCCATTGCGCACCACTGGCATCATGGCCGCCCTGCCCTTCTTGGTTTTCGGGGTAAGCGAACCGATTGGCGGATGGATCGCGGACCGGCTGGTTCGGGCCGGTTGGAGCGAAACCATCGCCCGCAAAAGCGTGGTAACGGTTTCGTTTTTGACAGGGCTTTGCCTGATTCCTGCCGCGCGTGCGAACACGCCCGAAGGCGCGATCGCGCTAATTGTTGACGGCTGTCTTGTCGGGCTGGCGAACGGCAATCTGCTCGTGATCTTACAAAGTTGCGCTCCGCGGACCGACATCGGCATCTGGACGGGCGTGTTCAATTTTGTCGGCAATATCGCCGGCATTCTTTCGCCCATTATCACGGGGTTCCTCATTCAGCAGACTGGCTCTTACACGTCGGCGTTTGTCCTGGCCGCCCTGCTGATTGCCATCGGGCCGTTGGCATTCTGGTTTATTGTTGGCGAACTGAAACCGGACCCCTGATGCAGCGTGTTTCATCCGGACGAATCGGTTCGCGCTCCATTGCAATCCACCTGCTCGTCAAGGCGCGAATCCCGTTGAACCCTCCTCCGAACCTGGGCCGGCTGCCGCCGCCGTACCCTCGCCCCACGCCATTCGTTTTGACTGCAACGAACTTTCTGGCGTGTTTGACAACATCGACACGGATCCTCCGTAGATGTTCAGATTGATTCCCCGCTGCTCGGCGGCGATCACCAGAGAAACGATTTCTGTTCCGCGATCAGTTGGTCTCCCTCCCACAGAGTTGCGCGCCAGGCGATCACTTCGCCGGCTTTGCGGTAGGATTCAGAGTCGAGCAGGAGTGAACTCCAGCGATTATACCAGTGATTGCGTTGCACGGTCTGCTCCAAAAGGAACGGCTTCGCTTCTTTGCTGCCGCGGATTTCGACTTGGAGCTTCAATTGCGACCAGTCCGTTGCTTTCGCCTTCCACTGAACGTCGAAGCGGAGGCCGGCGCATTTGTCGGGGTTCTTGCGCAGGAATGACTGGTAGGCGTCGCGCTCGTAAAGACTGGGTGAGAGCGTGTGGCGACCGTCACGGTCGAGCAGGTGGGGCAGCACCTTGATGATTCTTGCGCCGGCAGCCTCCGCGTCGAACGCGAATCCCGCCAGGATCACCATCGGCAGCATCTTCCACCAGCGCACGGGAAAAACCGTAAACGGCGCCGGCACGAAACTCAACGCTGATTTGCCGGTTAAGTGCTTGTTCTTTCCCGATAAAAATGGAAGCATCCGGCAGCGTCTCCAGATGAAAACGATTCTGGTCATTGATGACGATGCCAGTTTCCGCAAGTTGATGGGCAAGTGGCTGACGGTTGCGGGCTGGAACGTGCTCGAAGCCGGCGACGGAGACGGCGGCATTCAGCTCGTCAACGAGCACCAGCCCGACGCGGTGGTTTGCGACCTGCTCATGCCGGGCTGCAACGGGTTCCAGGTCTGTCGTGCCATCCGGGAACGGGGAGGCAACATTCATCAGCCGAAAATCATCGTCACGACCGGCAGCGGTTATGCCACCGACCAGCAGAATGCGATGGAGGTGGGCGCGGACGAATACCTCGTCAAGCCGTTCAAAGGCGACGATCTGCTCAGGATATTGGAGCGCCAGCCGGTGCGTCAGGCGGCCGTGGCAGCGGCGCCCGCGCCGCCCTCGAAGCCACACGCCAGTTTGCCGCCGGATCAGCCGCCGCGGGTCAAGTTCTGGGGCGTGCGCGGCTCGATTCCCACGCCGGGTCCGGGCACCGTTCAGTACGGCGGCAACACTTCGTGCGTGGAAGTGCGGGCCGACGGCGAGATCATCATCCTCGACGCGGGCAGCGGAATGCGCCGGCTCGGCCTGGCGCTCGCCGAGGAATTCAAGGATCAGCCCATCGATCTCACGCTCTTGATCACCCACACGCACTGGGACCATATCCAGGGATTTCCCTTTTTTGTTCCGGCCTACAATCCGCAAAACAAACTGCGCATCCTCGGCTACGAAGGCGCGCGCAAGGGTCTGTATTCCACGCTGACGTATCAGATGGAAAGCCCGTACTTTCCGGTGAGCCTGCAGCACATGCCGGGCAACATTGACGTGACCGAATTGAAAGAGCTCGAATTTCACGTTGGCAAGGTGCGGGTGGAGGCCGCGTTTGTGAACCACCCCGGCGTTTGCGTGGGGTATCGTTTGTTCACCTCCGCCGGTTCCATCGCTTACCTGCCGGACAACGAACCGTTCCAGCGGATGCGCTCACATCCGGGCGGGCAACAGACCTCGGACCGCCTCGAAGCACTGAAATACGCCAGCGAACAGGACCAGAAGGTCATCGAATTCCTGAAGGACGTGGAGGTGCTGATCATCGACGCGCAATACGACGACGCTGAATACCAGTCGCACGTCGGCTGGGGGCATGGTTGTGTCGAGGACGTCGTGGCGCTGGCGATCTTCGCCCGGGTCAAACAGCTTTACCTCTTTCACCACGATCCCGACCACGACGACGCGCAGATTTCCAAAATGCTGGGTTGGGCGCGCCAGCTGGTGGCAATGCACGGCGAGGCTCTTGCGGTTGACGCAGCCCGCGAAGGCCTGGAGTACGTCCTCAAGCCCGCCGCACGATCTTGAGGCGCGACTGGCCCGACCGTCCGGCGGTCCGACGCGGCGTCAAAGGGCCGTTCCTCAATGCATAACGCGTCGGATGCGCCAGAACGCCAGCAGGGAGTAAAAGGCCACCGCCACCGCGTACCCGATGATCCCGAATCCAACCGCAAACGGGATCGACGAGTCACCCGCGAAGTACACCAGCGCACCACCGACGCCCGCCGTGAGCGTTGTCTGGCCAAACAGACAAAACAGGTAGAGCGGCAGGCTCGCGTGGCGCAACTGTTCGACGTGCCAGTCCCGATAGTTTTCCTCACCCAGAGAACGCATCAGCCAGGCGGCCTGAAAATTTCGTGCCGCGACCAAAACGCTCGTGGTGCCGATGACTGTGGCCGCCATCGGCCAGACGGCAAAGAACCCGCACAGAACAAGGTTCAGCGCCGCGCCCCATTTCCAGCCCAGTTTCTTCGCGAGCGGATTGCCTTCCAGCACCATGTTCGGCGTGGCGACCCACGTGCTCAGAAAATCCGCGCCCCGGCTCACCAGCAACAGCATCAGAAAAAAGAAGTACAGGTTGCTGCCGATTGGAACCAGATCGTCCATTACTTTTTCCCGTGGGCCTGTTCCGGCGGAACGAGCACCGGTTCGGTGGTATTGAAGCCGGCGCCGCCGCTTTCCACGGAACGGAAAAAGCAGGATTTATAACCTTCGTGGCACGCCGCGCCGGTCTGCTCGACCTGGATCAAAAGTGTATCGCCGTCACAGTCGAACGCGATGTCCTTGACCGTTTGCACGTGGCCGCTGGTTTCCCCCTTCATCCAGAATTTCTGGCGCGACCGGCTCCAAAAACAGGTCCGGCCGGTTTCAACGGTCTTTTCCAGCGAGGCGCGGTTCATCCAGGCCATCATCAGGACGCGGCCCGACTTCTGTTCCTGGATGATCGTGGGGATCAGTCCGTTCGAATCGAATTTCAATTGGTCGTAAAAACTCATAGTTTTTCACCGCGGCGGCGCGGAGACGCAGAGAATAAGCGGAAATGAATTCTTTTCAACCCTGCGCCTTAGCGTCTTCGCGGTTTAATCTTTTGGGAGAAATGTGAACGCCACCGCCGCCAGGATGCAGACAAACGCGGCCAGGTGATTCCACCGGATGCGCTCGCCGAGATAAAACATGGCGAACCCGCAAAACACCGTGAGCGTGATGATTTCCTGGATGATCTTGAGTTGAGTGGCGGAATACACGGAGTTGCCCCAGCGATTGGCCGGCACCTGCAACACATATTCAAAGAATGCAATGCCCCAACTCGCGAGGATGACAAGCAGCAGCGGCTTGCTCTTGAACTTCAAATGCCCATACCACGCGAACGTCATGAAGACATTTGAGCCGCACAACAGCACAATAGGAAACCAACGGGTTTGGATGAGAGTGTCCATGATATTAAAGCAAAAGACTGTACGAATTTTCAATAGGCCTACTGAGTAGGCGTCGCCTGCATTTTGTATAAAGAAGTGTATTCTGCGTCATCCTTCACTTTTTCGACTAAGAAATCCACCCAAGTTTCCGTGTAGCCGTAATCACGGTGCAGCGAATCATACACACAGAATTCTGGATTCGTCGCGTGCGGATTGGGATCACCGAAGGCGGGACGCGCTTTGTATTTTTTCCAACATGCGGTATGTGTGCCGGAAGTAAATCTGTCTACTTCACGTCCCACTCGGACCACCTTTGGGTTGCCAAGTTTTTGCTGCACTTTTTTCACGATCGCTCCGGCTTTCATTAGATTGAGATTCAATACCTGGACCTGCTTGACCTTTACGATTGCCGCCAACTGATTGATTTGTTTCTTTTGCTCGTCGGAAAGCTTTTCATAATGGACGAACTGGATTGGCGTCGCGTTTTCACTTTGGTGATTTGCCACCTGAATCAAGAAGGCCTTGAAAGCGTATTTGCCGCTAGCTTGGATTTCTGGAGATATTGTGGAGCGATAGCGTTGAATGAATTCCACAATCGGCTTTGAAGTCCGATTACGTTTCACCGCGTCCACAAGACTTTCTGCGGATGGG
This genomic window from Candidatus Angelobacter sp. contains:
- a CDS encoding PQQ-binding-like beta-propeller repeat protein; amino-acid sequence: MKTGNPHYAILTFLIGAFGVGPLSHPSLGGDWPRWGGNDPGRNMYSTAKGLPDRFDPGKPKPGTDDIDPKTTKNVKWVTKLGSQAYGNVVVAGGKVFIGTNNENPRDPQHQGDRSILLCLDEKTGEFLWQLVVPKLASGKVNDWEGLGLLSSPCVEGNRIYLVTSRCEVICLDTEGMANGNDGPFMDEAQYVAGPGKPKEKIGPHDADIIWVYNMMDELGVFPHNASNCSVLVVDDLVYACTSNGQDWSHVNIPSPNSPSFIALNKKTGEFVAEDDAHIGPHIFHGQWSSPSMGVVNGRKLIFFGGGDGYCYAFDAKPVKEGDSTYLKVAWKYDCNPPERKKFKYPAAEGPSEINATPVFFKNRVYVAVGQDPEHQEGVGILTCIDATKTGDITSTGKIWSYDKINRSISTVSIDPNTGLLFVGDFSGFVHCFDSETGKPYWTYDMKAHMWGSTLVADGKVYCGDEDGDFTILSAGKEKKVLSEANLGAPVYSTPIVANGVIYVASNDHLYAIYDAARNAPISDRPPKVDLDLNKPGGKK
- a CDS encoding sugar phosphate isomerase/epimerase family protein, whose product is MQTVSRRRFLESTLRAGVALSGVCVLDTDFLRAIEPLKRTGSPCLRLSLAAYSFRDYFKDTSHKREASTDPARHMDLFQFIDFCAGHGCEGTELTSYYFPPNFGHDFLIQIKRHAFLRGIAISGTAVGNNFIMRPGEKRDQEITNVKKWIDHASVLGTSHIRIFAGSAPAGMSPDEAKRLCVSAIEECCDYAGGRGIFLGLENHGGIVATAGEILEIVRAVKSPWLGINLDTGNFQTDDPYADLVKIAPYAVNVQMKGEVHPRGRGDEPADLPRLVKILRDASYQGYVALEYESKEDPWTAVPRLLKRMKELFEAA
- a CDS encoding MFS transporter — encoded protein: MSDPIVQSADPDHSPHTALGVSNARRWTIVGLLFTASLINYFDRATISFALPLISKELHLGPEIKGVLLSAFFWSYALMQIPMGIFADRMNLRWLYAGAFALWSLAQASMGFATGLAALIAFRVVLGVGEAIYLPGGSKIVSLLFRPSERGLPCGLFDFGTRTGLFIEALLIPKMLEDYGWQATFILVGFAALLWLVPWLLVAPRNLRDSRIARGDLAARPGVLDSFRTLLRSRNLLGVCLGFFCFDYYWYFLVNWLPDYLVTVRHLPLRTTGIMAALPFLVFGVSEPIGGWIADRLVRAGWSETIARKSVVTVSFLTGLCLIPAARANTPEGAIALIVDGCLVGLANGNLLVILQSCAPRTDIGIWTGVFNFVGNIAGILSPIITGFLIQQTGSYTSAFVLAALLIAIGPLAFWFIVGELKPDP
- a CDS encoding response regulator; protein product: MKTILVIDDDASFRKLMGKWLTVAGWNVLEAGDGDGGIQLVNEHQPDAVVCDLLMPGCNGFQVCRAIRERGGNIHQPKIIVTTGSGYATDQQNAMEVGADEYLVKPFKGDDLLRILERQPVRQAAVAAAPAPPSKPHASLPPDQPPRVKFWGVRGSIPTPGPGTVQYGGNTSCVEVRADGEIIILDAGSGMRRLGLALAEEFKDQPIDLTLLITHTHWDHIQGFPFFVPAYNPQNKLRILGYEGARKGLYSTLTYQMESPYFPVSLQHMPGNIDVTELKELEFHVGKVRVEAAFVNHPGVCVGYRLFTSAGSIAYLPDNEPFQRMRSHPGGQQTSDRLEALKYASEQDQKVIEFLKDVEVLIIDAQYDDAEYQSHVGWGHGCVEDVVALAIFARVKQLYLFHHDPDHDDAQISKMLGWARQLVAMHGEALAVDAAREGLEYVLKPAARS
- the hisI gene encoding phosphoribosyl-AMP cyclohydrolase, giving the protein MSFYDQLKFDSNGLIPTIIQEQKSGRVLMMAWMNRASLEKTVETGRTCFWSRSRQKFWMKGETSGHVQTVKDIAFDCDGDTLLIQVEQTGAACHEGYKSCFFRSVESGGAGFNTTEPVLVPPEQAHGKK
- a CDS encoding DMT family protein, translating into MDTLIQTRWFPIVLLCGSNVFMTFAWYGHLKFKSKPLLLVILASWGIAFFEYVLQVPANRWGNSVYSATQLKIIQEIITLTVFCGFAMFYLGERIRWNHLAAFVCILAAVAFTFLPKD
- a CDS encoding DUF3644 domain-containing protein, whose translation is MSLEKATDSALLAVEIYNKPAVNFKSGGYICLMVIAWTSLLHAVFFRRKIKPFYRKPNRRFERIEGDFKHWELDECLRRYYGNDSGNPVRKNLEFFIPLRNKIEHRSMPELDSSIFGECQALLLNFDELLEKEFGAKFCIRESLSFSLQLFPSAESLVDAVKRNRTSKPIVEFIQRYRSTISPEIQASGKYAFKAFLIQVANHQSENATPIQFVHYEKLSDEQKKQINQLAAIVKVKQVQVLNLNLMKAGAIVKKVQQKLGNPKVVRVGREVDRFTSGTHTACWKKYKARPAFGDPNPHATNPEFCVYDSLHRDYGYTETWVDFLVEKVKDDAEYTSLYKMQATPTQ